The sequence TTGCTTCTTAATTATTGTGTTCAGCTATATTATTACCACGTTATCCCTTCTTTAGAGCTGGTTCAGTTGTCTTATAAAATCTTCATTAAACAACGTTAACTACGTCATCCAATGAAAACTGGTTCACCTTTCTTATACActctttattaaacaaaattaactacGTCATCCAATGAAAACTGGTTCACCTGTCTTATACActctttattaaacaaaattaatctaTGCCATCCAATGAAAACTGATTCACCTGTCTGCTTACACctctttattaaacaaaattaattacgCCATCCAATGAAAACTGATTATTATTCTGTCTTATACACTACTCTTTATCAAACAAAGTTAGCTACGACATCCAATGAAAAACTGGTTCATCTTTTCTCATATACACTTTTATTAAACAACGTTAACTACGCCATTCAATGAAAACTGGTCTCAGTTGTCCTACAAAatcttaattaaataacattaattataacaTCATCCTCAAACCGATTCAAGCACAGATTCAACCatttattcaaatttaataattcatttcaaCAGCTCAAGTTCCTGTAAATAAATTTCTTGTGTTCATAAGAGCTTGACATACGTCTCTGGGAGTGATTCAGCATGCTCAAATTTCTGACAAAGTGTGATAAGCTAACTATTTTCTTCTTCTGAAATTACACGTTACTTGGTTATTAATttagaaagttaattattttttctgaagTTACACTTGGTTATTGATTTCCAGAAAATAACTCCTTAATTAATGCTCTCTCTATTCTGTTCCAACTGGTCCGTAGTGagttgtataaaaaatatgatttgtttcatttatattttcatttttaacaacaaatacaaatcgtgaacactataaaatatcttaaaaactgAACAAAGTTTGTATCGTACGACAATGTTCCCCCAGTGGGCCAACAGTAAATTTACGAACTTCCAACGTTATGATCAGGGGTTCAATCACACGTGgtgagtttgtgtttttttatagcaaagccacatcaagttatctgccgagtccaccgagatgaatcgaacccctgattttagagttgtaaatccgtaggtgAACCAAACTATAATAACTCACCGTGTGTCTTTgagccaaaaataaaaaataccaaaagtataaagatttttttaaaaaaagaaaggccTAAGTCTAGGTTATATCAAAATTACCCAGAGCACTCACTTCAATTAATTTGTTCTTCAAGTTTCTAGCTTCCAGGTTggttgttcaaaaacaaacaaaagtaatcgTTGTTCATAATGAGAAACTAACAGTTAATATTTGTACACCACAACAGTTTTAACAgggtttacttttatttttacaagttacaaGAACAAATATTTGCTTACAAAACAGTTTGCCATCGTCTGGTTACAAAACATAACAAGTTGAacacttaatatatatttaatctaattTTCTCACTTTACGATTTTCATTCATTGCTGGTAAAGAAAACcgtacatttaaaatatttgtattttaaattattgtatgttTGGTTTCCCACTTTGCTTGTAATTTATTAGGTATTTCAGAGTGGACGTTCAGCGTTTCACAATCTATACTGAGCTAAGAATATGTCACAGAAACATCTTCGAAATTAAACAATCATACATTAAAATTCAGGGTTAAAGTCCAGCCCGTTGTGATTTAAATTTTgtagtaatgtttagttataagtCATATAAGTCTTCATTGCTTCACtggtaagcttgagggcttatagaagaaacatttgaaattcaTGCTGGGTGATAAGCGTAGCCTTTGAGACAATACTAATCTATAAGAACTTATTGGTTTGCGAGGATgctgtaaagcacaaagctatacactATGCTGTCTGTGTGGTGTCTACCACAGAtactgaaacccgatttttaacgttataagtgtccagacttaccgctgagtcactggcgGGGACTATTGGCACATTGCTTTGAAGAACTAAGACATTTTAGAcatatatttgaattttgttttagtcTTGTTTCAAATAAGCCGATCACCACAATCTTGTGCTCTCTGATCttcaagtaaaatttaaaaaataaaaataaaaattaggtttaaataCACATTGAAGTTGAGGCTAACGAACTCTTTGTTGTACAAAGCGAGCtgccttaaaatatatttcaaactattagaatatatttacttttgttttgttttgcgtAATTTAAAGTGTGGCTGATTCAACGGTTTTGAAGGCAGAACAGTTGAATTTTCATTTCGTTTTAAATCATTACAAATTAACTAAAACGTTTGAAAAAAAACTCAAAAGAAATTCCACTAAAAATCAATTtctgaaaattttgttttgtttgaatttcgcgcgaagttacacgagggctatcagcgctagccgtccctaatttagtagtttaacactagagggaaggcagctagtcatcaccagctacCGCCAaacccttaggctactcttttaccaacgaatagtgggattgattgttacattataacgccctcacggctgaaagggcaagcatgtttggtgcagcggggtttcgaacccacgaccctcaaagtaggagtcgaacgccttaacccacatcgCCATGCTGAGCcgtttgtaaaaagtgttatcattaatgtttttaaaaccttACTTTTAAATGATGTTTATCTGATGTATAACACTCGTGAAGTAACATTAGTGCATTTGTTGTTAGTGAAACGTCTTCACAAACAAAATACAGAGCCCTTATATATTGACAAACAAGATACAGAGCCCTTATATATTGACAAACAAGATACAGAGCCCTCATAAACGTTACATATCACAGCTATAACCTTGGTCATCATTAAATAATTCCTTTACAAATCGAGattacaaaaaactaaaattaataatgatgtaGGCATACGATGttatctaaataaaataacataattgaCATAGAAATACTCGATAAAGCATGATAATTACATAGAGTACTTTTAGGGTTCTTCAAAGTGTTTTGATTCTTAGGACTTTCTGAAAGAAACTCGTTTTTCAGTCTCCTCATCATTACTCATAGAACCCTTTAGGAACGACTCAATAGCGTCGCCAAGTAACATTGCATTCAGGACATTTCCATCATCCCACACGACAGTTGCATGTTCGCCATCTGATTCTCCctctttgttgtttatctggTTCATCATTTGTTTTTCGTCCAATGATTGTTtacgttttttttcttcaatgGTCTGGTCTTCTTCTGAGACTTTCTTCTTTAAAGTTTCCCTTTCAACGATTCTCCATCTGTTCTAGTTTCATCACTTAGACTTCTTTGAAAAGCTGTCTTTTTTGATTTTGATCGTTTTTTGGATGCGTTTGGACCAAATGGGAGAATGTCTGATTGTTGAACAGTCGAAGAATCAATTGTCGCAGACCGTATGTGTCGTAAGGGGATTCGTTTCGTCACTAAATCTGGCACTTCCACTTTAGGCTTAATAATGGAGAGCAAATCTTCCCTTTGCACACAATGCCTTCTTCTTGGGTTGATTTTCTACGAGAtgtaaacttttcaaaaatggaaGTGGTTGTGCGAGAAACTTCTCGAATCTCTTTTTCGAGATTGCTTGGGCCTTCTTCACTACTGGATCTCTTTCGAAAGATATTTCGTTTGGTTTTCATCATTCTTGCTTCGGTTGGTTTGATTCCAATTTCATTTTCATCTGAAGTAGAGACAGAAACTCTCTTAAGATTCTTTAAAAGTCTACTGATGACAATGTTCTGCTGAAAACCTAGAATTTTTCCAAGCAAATTTTGAACTCTTTAATTTTGTCTGAGTAGCATCCTCAGAAACCAATTTTTTGGGGACGGTACCCACCCCAAAGCCTGCTTCGAGTGTgtgtaaagtttttcttttctccGGGCGTCGACATACAAAACTTGCCAGTTCTTCTCTCTTCAGCTCACCTTTTCTGTCTTCCTGTTCTTGTCTCGCGTCTGACTCTCTGTCCTGGAGTTTTGGTGGTTTATCCAGTGACAGAAGCGACAGTTCAACAGTAACTTCTTGAGGTGCGTCGAGCTTGGAAGTCGGCAGAGATTCTTCCATTTCCTGTGCTATGTAGTTTTATCAATACAAAATCAGATACTTTTAGAAAGAATATAATCACAAGTTATCTCATATTTTAAGCTGCACAATATAGACTTATCTTATTAGGCTTAGAAGTCAATGAAAGTTCTTTTCAGTAAAGATACGTTTGTGACTCCACATAAACATTTAGGAAAGAAATTTAATCTTGCCTGTTTGTAATCCTTTCCGGAAGTTTGAATGATGGAACTTGAACTGTGTAAACGTATTCTTCAGATGTTTCTTCTGATTTTGAAAACGTCAGATTGTTAGTTCCAGAGATGATTACTGAAGTCAAATCTGAAATCTCACTCTGTGAACGAAAGGAAATCAAAAGGTTGAATAAGTTGCAGTACATTTAACAGAAGTGTTTTGTTGAAGAATTTAGATGATTTAATAACTATATAGAGATGGGTTTTTGTTTTACATGGACAgtcatatgaatatatatatatctttgttttcgCGAacttaaacacgaagctacacaataggctatctatacTCTTcccaccacaggcatcgaaacctggtttctagtgttgtaagttgtCTGCAGACACATCTCTGTATCAATGGGGGCTATAtggatataaacaaatatatgttaaagtattaaaacagttaaatatctACTTGTAAGTAGCCCTACGTGGAGAAGTCATTAGTTATAACTAGCACTAGGAACTATAAcgaataaaattaaatatctacTTGTAAGTAGGCCTACGTGGAGAAGCCATCAGTTATAACTAGCACTAGGAACTATAACGAATAaacgtattttgtttaaaattatctcAATCACCAGAATTAAGTAAATAAACTTGTTGTATAATTTTTGGGTAAGTTTTTAGAATAATATACAATTTTTCTAAGGCGCTGAAAATATTCGCCTTCTCGGCAATAGGAACGTCATTATGTGTCGATCAATCCAACATTATTTGTTGGTGAAGTGTCCTAAGAGTTTGTGGCGAGTGTTGTCGGTCAGTtgtgtattttctaaatataagGTGACAATTCGAAACTAAGGAAGGATGGCCTTAGTAgttttatcaaaaaacaacaacttttctcTGCTAATTAGGCCTAACATAga comes from Tachypleus tridentatus isolate NWPU-2018 chromosome 12, ASM421037v1, whole genome shotgun sequence and encodes:
- the LOC143233228 gene encoding uncharacterized protein LOC143233228 — translated: MEESLPTSKLDAPQEVTVELSLLSLDKPPKLQDRESDARQEQEDRKGELKREELASFVCRRPEKRKTLHTLEAGFGVGTVPKKLVSEDATQTKLKSSKFAWKNSRFSAEHCHQ